One Oharaeibacter diazotrophicus DNA segment encodes these proteins:
- a CDS encoding HAD family hydrolase: MASPITTIGFDADDTLWHHEAYYKLTEARFAEILAPHADPGTVSERLIAAERRNLAFYGYGVKGFVLSMIETAIEVTGGAATSATISAILEAGREMLTHPIEPTPHAAEALRTLGRTHRLLLITKGDLFDQERKLAQSGLGDFFDAVEIVSEKTAETYARLFARHGDGAERAAMVGNSLKSDVLPALAAGAFGIHVPAEHAWALDHADEPAEAAGRFRRIADLGALPAVVETL; encoded by the coding sequence ATGGCTTCACCGATCACCACCATCGGCTTCGACGCCGACGACACGCTGTGGCACCACGAGGCCTACTACAAGCTGACGGAGGCGCGCTTCGCCGAGATCCTGGCGCCGCACGCCGACCCCGGCACGGTGTCCGAGCGCCTGATCGCCGCCGAGCGGCGCAATCTCGCCTTCTACGGCTACGGGGTGAAGGGCTTCGTGCTCTCGATGATCGAGACCGCGATCGAGGTCACCGGCGGCGCCGCGACGTCGGCGACGATCTCGGCGATCCTCGAAGCCGGCCGCGAGATGCTGACCCACCCGATCGAGCCGACACCGCACGCCGCCGAGGCGCTGCGGACGCTCGGGCGCACCCACCGGCTGCTGCTGATCACCAAGGGCGACCTGTTCGACCAGGAGCGCAAGCTGGCGCAATCCGGCCTCGGCGACTTCTTCGACGCCGTCGAGATCGTCAGCGAGAAGACCGCCGAGACCTACGCCCGCCTGTTCGCCCGCCACGGCGACGGGGCCGAGCGCGCGGCCATGGTCGGCAACTCGCTGAAATCGGACGTGCTGCCGGCTCTCGCCGCCGGCGCCTTCGGCATCCACGTGCCGGCCGAACACGCCTGGGCGCTCGACCACGCCGACGAGCCGGCGGAGGCCGCGGGGCGGTTCCGGCGGATCGCCGACCTCGGCGCGCTGCCGGCGGTGGTGGAGACGCTCTGA
- a CDS encoding putative bifunctional diguanylate cyclase/phosphodiesterase: MNGSDGLSWTLGRARRLALLSAGLGALAVVCHAAESFSVGPLPDAVRVGLEAVALITTLGLAATLSALLCQTAMALDAADEQRLMLEKARTDGLSGCYTRAHFLAVMRTVLRQRSGRAAAYLQLDMDRLKVINDTLGHGAGDEAIQHLVSVVRRELPGAVIGRIGGDEFGVLVSEAGTRDAVTALAERILETLAVPVTIGGRPTRVSATIGVAFVEDDAPLAEELISLADLALYRGKDRRGCVVAYDEQMLVDDRHARFLARELRAAIYLDELDVHYQPIFVAGKDRPVAYEALVRWNHPLRGTISPAAFVPVAEQSTLIDDLGRWVLARVCRDLPSLDAIRVSVNVSAVQLRSPDFARRVLDLLAHHGTDPSRIAFEVTESVLLDGEASAQAAFETLRRAGARICLDDFGAGFAGLGYLRRLRFDVIKLDRTLVAGAASGGPDQAFVAALLAMARAIDTDVLAEGIETEEQLALMRAAGCRFFQGYLLGRPAPLSHWAPLTIVADDVAAA; the protein is encoded by the coding sequence ATGAACGGTAGCGACGGTCTTTCGTGGACGCTCGGGCGCGCCCGCCGACTCGCCCTCCTGTCGGCCGGTCTCGGCGCGCTGGCGGTGGTCTGCCATGCCGCCGAAAGCTTCTCGGTCGGGCCGCTGCCGGACGCGGTCCGAGTCGGGCTCGAGGCGGTCGCCCTGATCACGACGCTCGGCCTCGCGGCCACGTTGTCGGCGCTGCTGTGTCAAACCGCGATGGCGCTGGACGCGGCCGACGAGCAGCGGCTGATGCTGGAGAAGGCCCGCACGGACGGCCTGTCCGGCTGCTACACCCGCGCCCATTTCCTGGCGGTGATGCGCACCGTGCTGCGCCAGCGCTCCGGCCGGGCGGCGGCCTACCTGCAGCTCGACATGGACCGCCTCAAGGTCATCAACGACACGCTCGGCCACGGCGCCGGTGACGAGGCGATCCAGCATCTGGTTTCGGTGGTCCGCCGCGAGTTGCCGGGCGCCGTGATCGGTCGCATCGGCGGCGACGAGTTCGGCGTGCTCGTCAGCGAGGCCGGCACGCGCGACGCGGTGACGGCGCTCGCCGAGCGGATCCTGGAGACATTGGCGGTGCCGGTGACCATCGGCGGCCGCCCGACGCGGGTGTCGGCGACGATCGGCGTCGCCTTCGTCGAGGACGACGCCCCGCTCGCCGAGGAATTGATCTCGCTCGCCGACCTCGCGCTCTACCGCGGCAAGGATCGCCGCGGCTGCGTCGTCGCCTACGACGAGCAGATGCTGGTCGACGACCGCCACGCCCGCTTCCTGGCGCGCGAACTCCGCGCCGCGATCTACCTCGACGAACTCGACGTGCACTACCAGCCGATCTTCGTCGCGGGCAAGGACCGGCCGGTCGCCTACGAGGCGCTGGTTCGGTGGAATCACCCCCTGCGCGGCACCATTTCGCCGGCGGCCTTCGTGCCCGTCGCCGAGCAGTCGACGCTGATCGACGATCTCGGCCGCTGGGTGCTCGCCCGCGTCTGCCGCGACCTGCCCTCGCTCGACGCGATCCGGGTGTCGGTCAACGTCTCGGCGGTCCAACTGCGCTCGCCGGACTTCGCACGCCGGGTGCTCGACCTGCTCGCCCATCACGGCACCGACCCCTCCCGGATCGCCTTCGAGGTCACCGAGAGCGTGCTGCTCGACGGCGAGGCTTCCGCCCAGGCGGCCTTCGAGACGCTGCGCCGCGCCGGCGCCCGGATCTGCCTCGACGACTTCGGCGCCGGTTTCGCCGGCCTCGGCTATCTGAGGCGGCTGCGCTTCGACGTCATCAAGCTCGATCGCACCCTGGTCGCCGGTGCCGCTTCGGGCGGTCCGGACCAGGCCTTCGTCGCCGCGCTGCTCGCCATGGCGCGCGCCATCGACACCGACGTCCTCGCCGAGGGCATCGAGACGGAGGAGCAGCTGGCGCTGATGCGCGCCGCCGGCTGCCGCTTCTTCCAGGGTTACCTGCTCGGCCGCCCCGCGCCGCTCTCCCACTGGGCACCGCTGACGATCGTCGCGGACGACGTCGCGGCGGCCTGA
- a CDS encoding metallophosphoesterase family protein, translating to MRIAVLADVHGNADALDAVLDDVAGRSPDLVVCLGDHFSGPLDAAGTARRLIGSAVLCIAGNHDRYLTTTSAAVRGPSDEVAFHQLAPADIDWLRALPATMTLTNGVFLCHGTPASDETYWLETVTPDGRMALADRGAVEAHAAGIAAELMLCAHSHMPRAVRLGDGRLVVNPGSVGCPGYVDDAPAHVMQTGLPDASYAILERVRGAWRPTFLTVPYDTRRMGELAAANGRDEWESAVRTGWIR from the coding sequence ATGCGGATCGCCGTCCTCGCCGACGTCCACGGCAACGCCGACGCGCTCGATGCCGTGCTCGACGACGTCGCCGGACGGTCGCCCGACCTCGTCGTCTGCCTCGGCGACCATTTCAGCGGCCCGCTCGACGCCGCCGGCACCGCCCGGCGGCTGATCGGCAGTGCCGTCCTCTGCATCGCGGGCAACCACGACCGCTACCTGACCACGACGAGCGCCGCCGTGCGCGGTCCCTCCGACGAGGTCGCGTTCCACCAGCTCGCGCCCGCCGACATCGACTGGCTGCGCGCCCTGCCGGCGACGATGACGCTGACCAACGGCGTCTTCCTCTGCCACGGCACCCCCGCGAGCGACGAGACCTACTGGCTCGAGACCGTCACGCCGGACGGGCGGATGGCGCTCGCCGACCGCGGCGCGGTCGAGGCGCATGCCGCCGGGATCGCCGCCGAACTGATGCTGTGCGCCCACAGCCACATGCCGCGCGCGGTGCGTCTCGGCGACGGCCGACTGGTGGTCAACCCGGGCAGCGTCGGCTGCCCCGGCTACGTCGACGATGCGCCGGCCCACGTCATGCAGACCGGCCTGCCGGACGCCAGCTACGCGATTCTCGAACGGGTCCGCGGGGCGTGGCGGCCGACCTTCCTGACGGTGCCCTACGATACCCGCCGCATGGGCGAACTCGCCGCCGCCAACGGCCGCGACGAGTGGGAGAGCGCCGTCCGCACCGGCTGGATCCGCTGA
- a CDS encoding valine--tRNA ligase — MLDKTFEAAVVEPRIAAAWDEAGAFAAGRGALPGAAPYTIVIPPPNVTGSLHMGHALNNTLQDILVRLMRMRGRDVLWQPGTDHAGIATQMVVERQLAAKQEHRRALGREEFLKRVWAWKAESGGTIVNQLKRLGASCDWSRERFTMDEGLSKAVLKVFVGLYREGLIYKDKRLVNWDPKLLTAISDLEVVQTEVKGSLWHFRYPLAEGYDSEDPATWVVVATTRPETMLGDTAVAVNPEDDRYRHLIGKMVRLPLVGRLIPIVADDYSDPEKGTGAVKITPAHDFNDFEVGKRHNLPQINIFDVEAHVTLKDNADFLAGLPAGRELDETLATLHGQERFAARKAIVARMEALGLLEKIEPHTHMVPHGDRGGVPIEPYLTDQWYVNAAELAKPAIASVREGRTTFVPKNWEKTYYDWMENIQPWCISRQLWWGHQIPAWYGPDGKVFVAESEAEARAEAAAHYGAEIALTRDEDVLDTWFSSALWPFSTLGWPDDTAELKRYYPTNVLVTGFDIIFFWVARMMMMGLHFMGTEPFSDVYIHALVRDEKGAKMSKSKGNVIDPLELIDEYGADALRFTLAAMAAQGRDIKLATSRVAGYRNFATKLWNAVRFAEMNGCGRATGFDPDAVTETLNRWVVNEARRAAADVTEALDAYRFDAAAGAAYRFVWNGFCDWYLELTKPILTGEDGPAKDETRATCAFVIDEILKLLHPFMPFITEELWARTAETGPGRDELLVLTRWSEGARVHSDAADEINWLVGVVSEIRSVRAEMGVAPATQLPLVLVGASAKVTGWLATHTAAIQRLARVSAVSVADVAPPQSAQIVTGDGTIALPLAGVVDLDAETARLSKEADKLAGEIARIDKKLSNEQFVAKAPEEVVEEERAKREGYAERLAKVREALARLG; from the coding sequence ATGCTGGACAAGACTTTCGAGGCGGCGGTCGTCGAGCCGCGCATCGCGGCGGCCTGGGACGAGGCCGGGGCCTTCGCGGCCGGGCGCGGCGCCCTGCCGGGGGCGGCGCCCTACACCATCGTGATCCCGCCGCCGAACGTCACCGGCTCGCTGCACATGGGCCACGCGCTCAACAACACGCTCCAGGACATCCTGGTGCGGCTGATGCGCATGCGTGGGCGCGACGTGCTGTGGCAGCCCGGCACCGACCACGCCGGCATCGCGACCCAGATGGTGGTCGAGCGCCAGCTCGCCGCGAAGCAGGAGCACCGCCGCGCGCTCGGCCGCGAGGAATTCCTGAAGCGCGTCTGGGCCTGGAAGGCCGAGAGCGGCGGCACCATCGTCAACCAGCTGAAGCGGCTCGGCGCCTCCTGCGACTGGTCGCGCGAGCGCTTCACCATGGACGAGGGCCTGTCGAAGGCCGTCCTGAAGGTGTTCGTCGGGCTCTACCGCGAGGGCCTGATCTACAAGGACAAGCGCCTCGTCAACTGGGACCCGAAGCTGCTGACCGCGATCTCCGACCTCGAGGTCGTCCAGACCGAGGTCAAGGGCAGCCTCTGGCACTTCCGCTATCCGCTCGCCGAGGGCTACGACAGCGAGGATCCGGCGACCTGGGTCGTCGTCGCGACCACGCGGCCGGAGACCATGCTCGGCGACACCGCCGTCGCCGTGAACCCGGAAGACGACCGCTACCGCCACCTGATCGGCAAGATGGTCCGCCTGCCGCTGGTCGGCCGGCTGATCCCGATCGTCGCCGACGACTATTCCGATCCCGAGAAGGGCACCGGCGCGGTCAAGATCACGCCGGCGCACGACTTCAACGACTTCGAGGTCGGCAAGCGGCACAACCTGCCGCAGATCAACATCTTCGACGTCGAAGCTCACGTGACGCTGAAGGACAACGCCGACTTCCTCGCCGGCCTGCCCGCCGGCCGGGAGCTCGACGAGACCCTCGCCACGCTGCACGGCCAGGAGCGCTTCGCCGCCCGCAAGGCGATCGTGGCGCGGATGGAGGCGCTCGGCCTCCTCGAGAAGATCGAGCCGCACACCCACATGGTCCCGCACGGCGACCGCGGCGGCGTGCCGATCGAGCCCTACCTGACCGACCAGTGGTACGTGAACGCCGCCGAGCTCGCCAAGCCGGCGATCGCCTCGGTGCGCGAGGGCCGCACCACCTTCGTCCCGAAGAACTGGGAGAAGACCTATTACGACTGGATGGAGAACATCCAGCCGTGGTGCATCTCGCGCCAGCTCTGGTGGGGCCACCAGATCCCGGCGTGGTACGGGCCGGACGGGAAGGTCTTCGTCGCCGAGAGCGAGGCCGAAGCTCGGGCAGAAGCCGCCGCGCACTACGGGGCCGAGATCGCGCTGACCCGCGACGAGGACGTGCTCGACACCTGGTTCTCCTCGGCGCTGTGGCCGTTCTCGACGCTCGGCTGGCCCGACGACACCGCCGAGCTGAAGCGCTACTACCCGACCAACGTGCTGGTCACCGGCTTCGACATCATCTTCTTCTGGGTCGCCCGGATGATGATGATGGGCCTGCACTTCATGGGCACCGAGCCCTTCTCGGACGTCTACATCCACGCCCTCGTCCGCGACGAGAAGGGCGCCAAGATGTCGAAGTCCAAGGGCAACGTCATCGACCCGCTCGAGCTGATCGACGAATACGGCGCCGACGCCCTGCGCTTCACGCTGGCGGCGATGGCGGCCCAGGGCCGCGACATCAAGCTGGCGACCAGCCGCGTCGCCGGCTACCGCAACTTCGCGACCAAGCTCTGGAACGCCGTCCGCTTCGCCGAGATGAACGGCTGCGGCCGCGCCACGGGCTTCGATCCCGACGCGGTCACGGAGACTCTGAACCGCTGGGTCGTCAACGAGGCGCGCCGCGCCGCCGCCGACGTCACGGAGGCGCTCGACGCCTACCGCTTCGACGCCGCCGCCGGCGCCGCCTACCGCTTCGTCTGGAACGGCTTCTGCGACTGGTATCTCGAGCTGACCAAGCCGATCCTCACTGGCGAGGACGGCCCGGCCAAGGACGAGACACGCGCCACCTGCGCCTTCGTGATCGACGAGATCCTGAAGCTCCTGCACCCCTTCATGCCCTTCATCACCGAGGAGCTGTGGGCGCGCACCGCCGAGACCGGTCCGGGCCGCGACGAGCTCCTGGTGCTGACGCGCTGGTCGGAGGGCGCCCGCGTGCATTCGGACGCCGCCGACGAGATCAACTGGCTGGTCGGCGTCGTCTCGGAGATCCGCTCGGTCCGCGCCGAGATGGGCGTCGCTCCGGCGACCCAGCTGCCGCTGGTGCTGGTCGGCGCGAGCGCGAAGGTCACGGGCTGGCTCGCCACCCACACCGCCGCGATCCAGCGGCTCGCCCGCGTGTCGGCCGTGTCGGTCGCCGACGTCGCGCCGCCGCAGTCGGCCCAGATCGTCACCGGCGACGGCACCATCGCGCTGCCGCTCGCCGGCGTGGTCGACCTCGACGCCGAGACGGCGCGCCTCTCCAAGGAGGCCGACAAGCTCGCCGGCGAGATCGCCCGCATCGACAAGAAGCTCTCGAACGAGCAGTTCGTCGCCAAGGCGCCCGAAGAGGTCGTCGAGGAGGAGCGCGCCAAGCGCGAGGGCTACGCCGAGCGCCTCGCCAAGGTGCGCGAGGCCCTGGCCCGGCTCGGCTGA
- the aqpZ gene encoding aquaporin Z, whose amino-acid sequence MRKYAAEAIGTFWLTFGGCGSAVLAAGFPDVGIGLLGVSLAFGLSVVTMAYTIGPISGCHLNPAVTIGLFAGGRVPAGDVLPYVVAQVVGAVIGAAVLYVIASGGPGFDLAGGFASNGYGDHSPGKYGLGAAFVTELVMTAVFLFVIMGSTHGKAPVGFAPLAIGLALVLIHLVSIPVTNTSVNPARSTGPALFVGGWALAQLWLFWVAPIAGGVIGALAFRWVADER is encoded by the coding sequence ATGAGGAAATACGCGGCCGAGGCGATCGGCACCTTCTGGCTCACCTTCGGCGGCTGCGGCTCCGCCGTGCTGGCGGCCGGCTTCCCGGACGTCGGCATCGGACTGCTCGGCGTCTCGCTGGCCTTCGGCCTTTCGGTGGTGACGATGGCCTATACCATCGGGCCGATCTCGGGCTGCCACCTCAACCCGGCCGTGACGATCGGCCTGTTCGCCGGCGGACGCGTCCCGGCCGGCGACGTGCTGCCCTACGTGGTGGCGCAGGTGGTCGGCGCGGTGATCGGCGCCGCGGTGCTCTACGTGATCGCCAGCGGCGGTCCCGGCTTCGACCTCGCCGGCGGCTTCGCCTCCAACGGCTACGGCGATCACTCGCCCGGCAAGTACGGCCTCGGCGCCGCCTTCGTCACCGAGTTGGTGATGACCGCCGTCTTCCTGTTCGTGATCATGGGCTCGACCCACGGCAAGGCGCCGGTCGGCTTCGCGCCGCTTGCGATCGGCCTCGCCCTGGTGCTGATCCACCTCGTGTCGATCCCGGTGACCAACACCTCGGTCAACCCGGCGCGCAGCACCGGCCCGGCGCTGTTCGTCGGCGGCTGGGCGCTGGCGCAGCTGTGGCTGTTCTGGGTCGCCCCGATCGCCGGCGGCGTGATCGGCGCCCTCGCCTTCCGCTGGGTCGCGGACGAGCGCTGA
- a CDS encoding PopZ family protein, whose protein sequence is MAKASTAAEPSMEEILASIRRIISDDSPTAEAPPPAPAKPAAVKAAPAPKLVEEPATEEHFNQDDLDRLFAKGDEEEAPVEEEAVLDLVEEVAVPEAEPMVLVEGLMPHEADVQFVDPSELEMEPEPEPEPEPVIAPPSPAPKAAARKAPPPPPPPPVESFDEVDAAEPEEPLISAHAGASVNAAFGQLTHTILSAKAKTLDDLVKEMLRPMLKGWLDENLPVIVERLVRAEIERVSRGR, encoded by the coding sequence ATGGCCAAGGCGAGCACGGCTGCGGAACCGTCCATGGAGGAGATCCTCGCTTCCATCCGCAGGATCATCTCGGACGATTCCCCGACCGCCGAAGCGCCGCCGCCGGCTCCCGCCAAACCCGCCGCCGTCAAGGCCGCGCCGGCGCCGAAGCTGGTCGAGGAGCCCGCGACCGAAGAGCATTTCAACCAGGACGACCTCGATCGCCTGTTCGCCAAGGGCGACGAGGAGGAGGCTCCCGTCGAGGAGGAGGCCGTCCTCGACCTCGTCGAGGAAGTGGCCGTGCCCGAGGCCGAACCGATGGTCCTGGTCGAGGGCCTGATGCCCCACGAGGCCGACGTCCAGTTCGTCGACCCCTCCGAGCTCGAGATGGAGCCGGAACCCGAGCCGGAACCGGAACCGGTGATCGCGCCGCCGTCTCCGGCGCCGAAGGCCGCCGCCCGCAAGGCGCCGCCACCTCCTCCGCCGCCGCCGGTCGAATCCTTCGACGAGGTCGATGCCGCCGAGCCCGAGGAGCCGCTGATCTCGGCCCACGCCGGCGCGTCGGTCAACGCCGCCTTCGGCCAGCTGACCCACACGATCCTCTCGGCCAAGGCCAAGACCCTCGACGACCTCGTCAAGGAGATGCTGCGGCCGATGCTGAAGGGCTGGCTCGACGAGAACTTGCCCGTGATCGTCGAACGCCTCGTCCGCGCCGAGATCGAACGGGTGTCGCGCGGCCGCTGA